The Comamonas testosteroni genome contains the following window.
GGGCCTGGCCCTGGTCGCGGCCGTCAAGGGCTACAAGCTGATCCTGGTCATGCCCGAGAGCATGAGCATCGAGCGCCGCCGCCTGATGCTGGCCTATGGCGCATCCTTTGACCTGACGCCCAAGGAAAAAGGCATGAAGGGCGCCATCGCCCGCGCCCAGGAACTGGCCGCCCAGACGCCCGGCTCCTGGATTCCCCAGCAGTTCGAAAACCCCGCCAACGTGGCCGTGCATGAGGCCACCACGGCCCAGGAAATCCTGCGCGACTTCCCCGACGGCATCGACGCCTTCATCACCGGCGTGGGCACAGGCGGTCACCTGTCCGGCGTGGCCAAGGTGCTCAAGGCCAGGTTTCCCAACCTCAAGGTCTATGCGGTGGAGCCCGCCGCCTCGCCCGTGATCTCGGGCGGTCAACCCGCGCCCCACCCCATCCAGGGTATTGGCGCCGGCTTCGTGCCCAAGAATCTGGACGTCAGCCTGCTCGACGGCGTGATCCAGGTGGAGGCCGAGCCCGCACGCGAATACGCGCGCCGTGCCGCTCGCGAGGAAGGCCTGCTGGTCGGCATCTCCTCGGGCGCCACGCTGGCCGCCATTGCCCAGAAGCTGCCCGAGCTGCCGGCCAGCGCCAGGGTGCTGGGCTTTGCCTACGACACGGGTGAGCGCTACCTGTCTGTGGAAGGCTTTCTGCCCAACGCCTGATCGCAACCCTCAGCCATGAAAAAACGCCGCTTGTTTGCGGCGTTTTTTCATTCAAATCGATCTCCAGCCCTTTAGGTACAAGCGCCAGAAGCTATCAATTTCAAGAGACTACCGCTTTACCAAGGGCAGTCATCCAGACGCTCGTAGTCCTGCACGGTGGTGAATTCCGAAGAAGCTTTCCTGCCCGCGCTCTTGTCGGCCGGACCTTTGCTGCTGACCTGGAAATGCGTGGCAGAAAAACGCCGCACCTCGATCACGGCGGGCGGCGCCTTGAACAAGGACTGCTTGGCCGCCGACTTGCGCAGTATCTCCTTGCTGGGCACGGGGCAGCTGAGCTGCAGCACCGCCAGCTCGTCGCTATTGGTCTGCAGCAAGCCCTTGCAGCTCATGCTGTCGTCCTGGGCCAGAAAGGCCTGCAAATCTTCCGCAATGTCCTGAGCCGTCAGGCAGCCCTGCTCAGGCGCGGATGACGCAGCGCCTTGCTTCGGCGCAGGCTCGGTACGGGTCCTGACCTGCCACAAACCCGGCTCTATGGACTGCAAGACCTTGAGCTGGGCCATGCCCCCCCTCGGCCGCAGCACCCGCGGATTGCGCCCACACCGCGCCGGCACAGCAAAGACTTGCCGTCAGCGCGGCGGCTGGAAGAAATCGGGTTGATGTGTTGTACATGGCCGAAGTCCGGGTCCATGCGGGCCTGATCTGCGTCATCTTTTATCCAGCGCCACAGCGGCCAGCATGCGCACGACCTGCGCCATGCGCGCATAGTCCAGGCGATCCCAGGTATCCGTGCTCTGGTGGTAGTGAGGGTTGCGCATGAAAGAGGTGTCCGTGACCATGATGGCCGGATAGCCGAGCCGCCAGTAATTGAGGTGATCCGAAAAATCCACACCCTGCACAAAGCGCGGCGAGTTCAGCGAATACACGCCCAGCGGCTGACCGGCATCGGCCGCCGCGCGCATCACGGACTTGGCGTGACGCATGGCACCAAAATTCTTCAGCTCGCCGATCAGCGCGATGAAATTGGCCTGATCGGGATAGAACCAGCCCAGCGCCGTCAGAGGATAGCTCTGGCTGCCGGGCGCATCGCTGTAGTAGCCAATCATCTCCACCGACAGCATCAGACGCACGGCGCGACCGCTGTCCTGCAGCGACCTGGCATGGCGGTAGCTGCCCATATCGTCAGTGCGAAAGTTGGGCGGCTCCTCCAGCGTGTAGAACACCAGCTCCACCGGCTGCGTCGGCGGGTTCGCTGCCAGCACCCGGGCCAGCTCCAGCAGTCCGGCCACACCGCTGGCGTTGTCGTCGGCGCCTGGGGTGTGCGTCTCCGGCGTGGGCCCGGCAGCAGATGCCGTGCTCACACCATGGCTGTGCTCATGCTCGGTCAAGGCGCTGTCGTAATGCGCCCCCATGACCAGCAAGGGCGCAGCATTGTCCTGCGGGCCAAAGCGGGCGATCAGGTTTTCGTACTCCCGGCCATCCACCTCGAAGCGCTGCCGCTGCGCCGTCACACCCGACTGCGCCAGCTGGGCCGCAATATAGTCCGCGGACTTTTGCAGAATTTGCGGCTGGTCAAAGCTGCGGCCCAGAAAATCCTCGCTCAACACCCGCACATGCGTCTGCAGGCGTTCAGGCGAAATCTGCAGCCCCGCAGGCAGGGAGACGGGTGCAGTCTGCGCCACGGGCTGGGCCAGCATGCAGCCGCCGATACCGCTGACGGCCACCAGCGCGGCAAGCAGGGCCGCCGTGCCTCTCACCCATTTGCGGGATGTGCGGGGCGTGTGGGGCGATGAAGATGCGGGGCGGGATGGGATGGATTGCGGCATGACAGAGGTGGCTGCGGATTCAAGGGCACATTGCATAAGCGGTCATCCACGCCACTTTGCACCAACTGAGCCGGCTCCCCTACCATCGGCGCCAGAAGTGCCACACGCATGTACCGGGAGTATTGCCATCTTGTTCCGATTTTTTGAAAAGCAGGTTCCACCTTATCCAGCACAGGAGCCCAAGGTCCCGCCCAAAGGTTTTTTTGCCTTTGTCTGGGCCTGTACCCAGGGCATGCGCGGCTGGATTGGTCTGATGACCCTTACCTCGGCACTGCTGGCAGCCTACGAAGCAGTGCTGTTCGCCATCATGGGCCGCGTGGTGGATTGGCTCGGCACGGTCTCGCCCGCCAACTTCTGGGCCGAACAGCAGTCCACGGTGCTTGGCATCGCCGCCATCCTGCTGGGCAGCGTGGTGCTGCTGGCCCTGCACACCACCGTCATGCACCAGGTGCTGGCCATCAACTTTCCCATGCGGCTGCGCTGGGTGTTCCACAAGCTGATGCTGGGCCAGAGCATGTCCTTTTATGCGGACGAATTTGCCGGCCGCATCACCACCAAGATCATGCAGACCGCGCTGTCGGTGCGGGAAGTGGTGTTCATGGTGGTGGACGTGTTTGTGGGCGTGGGCGTCTACATGATCGGCATTCTGATCCTGGCCGCCAGCTTCGAGTGGCGGCTGATGATTCCGTTTGCACTGTGGTTCATCGCCTATGCCGCCGCCTGCTTCTATTTCGTGCCGCGCCTGGGCCATATCGGCAAGGAGCAGGCCGATGCGCGCTCCATGATGACGGGCCGCGTCACCGATGCCTATACCAATATCGCCACCGTCAAGCTGTTTGCCCACACGCGCCGCGAAGCCGAATATGCGCGCAATGCCATGGAAGCCTTCAAGGCCACGGGCTATGCGCAGATGCGTCTGGTCAGCCTGTTCGAGATCACCAACCACCTGATGATTGCCCTGCTGCTGCTGGCCAGCGGCGGAACGGCTCTGTATCTATGGACGCAGGCTCAGGCCTCCGCCGGCGTGGTGGCGGCCGTGATTGCCATGGCGCTGCGGCTGATGGGTTACTCGCACTGGGTGATGTGGCAGATGACGGGCCTGTTCGAAAACGTAGGCACCATCCAGGACGGCATCACCACGCTGACCAAGCCTCGTGCCATCGTCGATGCTCCCGACGCCAAGCCGCTGCAGGTCACGCGAGGAGCGATTGCCTTCGAGGATGTGAGCTTTGGCTACAAGGTGGGCGGCAAAAAGGTGCTGGACCATCTGAACCTGCACATCCGTCCCGGCGAGCGCATCGGCCTGATCGGTCGCTCGGGCGCGGGCAAGTCCACGCTGGTCAATCTGCTGCTGCGCTTTCACGAGCCGCAAGGTGGGCGCATCACCATCGACGGCCAGGACATCCGCAGCGTGACGCAGGACAGCCTGCGCAGTGCCATCGGCATGGTGACGCAGGACACCTCGCTGCTGCACCGATCCATGCGCGACAACATCCTCTATGGCCGCCCCGACGCCAGCGAAGCCGAGATGCAGGCCGCCGCCGACAAGGCAGAGGCGTCGGACTTCATTGCCACGCTGACCGACCTCAAGGGTCGCAGCGGCTATGACGCCCAGGTGGGCGAGCGCGGCATCAAGCTCTCGGGCGGCCAGCGCCAGCGCGTGGCAATTGCGCGCGTAATGCTCAAGGACGCTCCGATTTTGCTGCTCGACGAAGCCACCAGCGCGCTGGACAGCGAGGTGGAAGCTGCCATCCAGGAAAGCCTGGACTCGCTGATGGACGGCAAGACCGTGATCGCCATTGCCCACCGCCTGTCCACCATCGCCGCCATGGATCGCCTGATCGTCATGAACGAAGGCCATATCGTGGAGGAAGGCACACACCAGCAACTGCTGCAGCGCGGCGGCATCTACGCAAAGCTCTGGGCGCACCAAAGCGGCGGCTTCCTGGCCGACCAGGACGAAGCCGTGCAATAAGCCGGCCCAGCTGGCATGACTTGTGGCGCTTGATATGCGGCTCATCAGGCTCTTTCTTGAGGGCACCAGCAATTCGAAGGGGAGCCTGGCTCCCCTTTTTTGGCTGCGCTGCAGCAGCCATGCAATGCCCGGCACGGCGCCATGCCTTCGAGCCCTATCCATCGCTGTAGACGCTGCTGCGGATAGCCGACCAGCAGCGGCCAGCCGAACGGCCGGGCGGCTTGTCGGCGGAATGTCTAGTCCTGATCAATGGATTGTGTTGTTGGGCCGAAAGTCTCAGCGCTACAATCGACCGCATGTTGCGTGCAATCCAGAGACTTTCTCTGCGGAGCGCATTGCTGCTGCTGATCATGGCGGCGCAACTGCTGATACCGCTGCTGCACGGCCACTTCGGGACTCCGAATCAATCTGGCCTGCATGTGCACACGACGCCTTCCAGAATTGCTGATTCTCATTTCCATCTGTTCACTGGACACGACTCTCTCAGTGACCACGATGTCCATCAAGCTCAATCCGAGCCTTTTGAAGTTGACGTGCAGAATGCATTGCAACCGCTAGACTTGGTCCCTGTCCCGCTGTTGGCCGTTATTGGCCTCACTCTGCTGACTTGGGGTCTGCGTGCCTCGCTCATGCGTTGCACTGCCGCAAGGCCCACATCCCCTCCCGAGCCGGCGCACAGGCTTTCACGCTGGCAAGGTCGCGTCATACGACCATCCCCGGCCCAAGCTCCGCCTCAGTTTTCCTGACCTCCCAAGCCTTTCACAGGCTTGCCAGCATCCATGCATACGCACGGATGCATGTCTTTTCTTTTTCCGGAGTCAGGAATGCTCTTCCACCAATGGCTGTTGGCCGGCGCACTTGCGCTGCCAGTCGCAGGCATGGCCGCCGAGGCCGTGTCTCTATCCCCTGAGCAGGCGCGTACCTTGGGCGTGCGCTTCCAATCCATCCAGAGTTCTGGCGAGCTCAATATCTCGGCTCATGCGCGTGTGGTTCTGAAACCCGATGCCCAGGTTGTTGTGGCTGCGCCTTATGCGGGGGCGCTGCCACGTGTGCTGGTAGCTGTAGGCCAGTCCGTGCGAGCGGGTCAGCCCGTGGTGACTTTCACCAGCCCTCAGCTTTATGAAGCGCGTCGCGCAGTGGCGGAAGCCGAGTCACAGTCGCGGCTGGCACAGCAATCCCTGACGCGAGACCGATTGCTCCATGAAGACGGCATCATCGCTGCCAGTCGATGGCAGTCAACACAGGCACGAGCCACAGAGGCTGCGGCCATGGCACAAGCCCGACGCGCCGAGCTGGCTGCCAGTGGTGTGAAACTGGCTGGGAATGAGGCGCAGTTGCTGGCAACGCGTGCCGGCATTGTGACTGAAGTAATGGTCCAACCAGGCGCGCGTGTCGATGCATCGGCACCCTTGGTGAGAGTGGCTGATCCCAAGGCGTTGGAACTCGATTTGCTACTGGGTCGAGAGGTCCCACTGCCCGCCGTAGGTGACAGTGTGCAGGTCATCACTCGCGGCGCCGCAGGCCGTGTCGAGGGTATTGCGCCAGTTGGCGACGGTAGCGCAGGGATGCGTGTGCGTGTTGCGCTAACCAAGAGCGGGGATCTGCGCTTGGGAGAAAGTGTTACAGCCCTATTGACGCTGAAGGATTCAGACACGGACAAGGCGCAGTCGAAAGCAGGCAACCGTCTGCGCATCCCCGCCTCGGCACTGGTGTACTGGCAAGGCCAGACCGGTGTGTTCATCCGCACGGACAAGAGCGTGCGCTTCGCCCCCTTGTCGGTGGAAACCAGAGACGAAGCTACAGCCGTGGTGCGCGGAGTGCTTCCAGCAAATGCGGGGATTGCGATTGCAGGTATCGCTGCGCTCAAGAACCTGCTGTCCGGAGGTCAGTGATGCTG
Protein-coding sequences here:
- the cysK gene encoding cysteine synthase A, producing the protein MRADNILQTIGDTPVIHINRLFGSNTNVWIKSERSNPGGSIKDRIALSMVEDAEKSGALKPGGVIIEPTSGNTGVGLALVAAVKGYKLILVMPESMSIERRRLMLAYGASFDLTPKEKGMKGAIARAQELAAQTPGSWIPQQFENPANVAVHEATTAQEILRDFPDGIDAFITGVGTGGHLSGVAKVLKARFPNLKVYAVEPAASPVISGGQPAPHPIQGIGAGFVPKNLDVSLLDGVIQVEAEPAREYARRAAREEGLLVGISSGATLAAIAQKLPELPASARVLGFAYDTGERYLSVEGFLPNA
- a CDS encoding DUF3617 domain-containing protein, yielding MAQLKVLQSIEPGLWQVRTRTEPAPKQGAASSAPEQGCLTAQDIAEDLQAFLAQDDSMSCKGLLQTNSDELAVLQLSCPVPSKEILRKSAAKQSLFKAPPAVIEVRRFSATHFQVSSKGPADKSAGRKASSEFTTVQDYERLDDCPW
- a CDS encoding M28 family peptidase — its product is MPQSIPSRPASSSPHTPRTSRKWVRGTAALLAALVAVSGIGGCMLAQPVAQTAPVSLPAGLQISPERLQTHVRVLSEDFLGRSFDQPQILQKSADYIAAQLAQSGVTAQRQRFEVDGREYENLIARFGPQDNAAPLLVMGAHYDSALTEHEHSHGVSTASAAGPTPETHTPGADDNASGVAGLLELARVLAANPPTQPVELVFYTLEEPPNFRTDDMGSYRHARSLQDSGRAVRLMLSVEMIGYYSDAPGSQSYPLTALGWFYPDQANFIALIGELKNFGAMRHAKSVMRAAADAGQPLGVYSLNSPRFVQGVDFSDHLNYWRLGYPAIMVTDTSFMRNPHYHQSTDTWDRLDYARMAQVVRMLAAVALDKR
- a CDS encoding ABC transporter ATP-binding protein produces the protein MFRFFEKQVPPYPAQEPKVPPKGFFAFVWACTQGMRGWIGLMTLTSALLAAYEAVLFAIMGRVVDWLGTVSPANFWAEQQSTVLGIAAILLGSVVLLALHTTVMHQVLAINFPMRLRWVFHKLMLGQSMSFYADEFAGRITTKIMQTALSVREVVFMVVDVFVGVGVYMIGILILAASFEWRLMIPFALWFIAYAAACFYFVPRLGHIGKEQADARSMMTGRVTDAYTNIATVKLFAHTRREAEYARNAMEAFKATGYAQMRLVSLFEITNHLMIALLLLASGGTALYLWTQAQASAGVVAAVIAMALRLMGYSHWVMWQMTGLFENVGTIQDGITTLTKPRAIVDAPDAKPLQVTRGAIAFEDVSFGYKVGGKKVLDHLNLHIRPGERIGLIGRSGAGKSTLVNLLLRFHEPQGGRITIDGQDIRSVTQDSLRSAIGMVTQDTSLLHRSMRDNILYGRPDASEAEMQAAADKAEASDFIATLTDLKGRSGYDAQVGERGIKLSGGQRQRVAIARVMLKDAPILLLDEATSALDSEVEAAIQESLDSLMDGKTVIAIAHRLSTIAAMDRLIVMNEGHIVEEGTHQQLLQRGGIYAKLWAHQSGGFLADQDEAVQ
- a CDS encoding efflux RND transporter periplasmic adaptor subunit, which translates into the protein MLFHQWLLAGALALPVAGMAAEAVSLSPEQARTLGVRFQSIQSSGELNISAHARVVLKPDAQVVVAAPYAGALPRVLVAVGQSVRAGQPVVTFTSPQLYEARRAVAEAESQSRLAQQSLTRDRLLHEDGIIAASRWQSTQARATEAAAMAQARRAELAASGVKLAGNEAQLLATRAGIVTEVMVQPGARVDASAPLVRVADPKALELDLLLGREVPLPAVGDSVQVITRGAAGRVEGIAPVGDGSAGMRVRVALTKSGDLRLGESVTALLTLKDSDTDKAQSKAGNRLRIPASALVYWQGQTGVFIRTDKSVRFAPLSVETRDEATAVVRGVLPANAGIAIAGIAALKNLLSGGQ